One genomic segment of Amycolatopsis sp. WQ 127309 includes these proteins:
- a CDS encoding LLM class flavin-dependent oxidoreductase produces MRVGIVILPEDRWWAAEPKWRAAEEYGFDHAWTYDHLGWRNLVDGPWFSAIPTLTAAAMVTSRIRLGTFVASPVARHPVPFTRELTTLDDVSDGRFVLGVGAGVDHRHYDGEVLAAPELTTKQRVDRFTEFVESLDGLLMTDKFDFDGEYYKARGARNLPGTVQRPRLPFVVAANGPRTMTLAARFGAGWVTTGKGGETVDAWWRGIKELTGVFDERLDAVGRERAGIQRHLSLDSCPVFSLSSVEAFRDAAGRAGELGFTDVISHWPRSSSPYEGHEAVLEQVASDVLPELHAGPNG; encoded by the coding sequence GTGCGAGTAGGCATCGTGATTCTCCCGGAAGATCGTTGGTGGGCCGCCGAGCCGAAGTGGCGAGCCGCCGAGGAGTACGGCTTCGACCACGCGTGGACGTACGACCACCTGGGCTGGCGCAACCTGGTCGACGGCCCGTGGTTCTCCGCGATCCCGACCCTGACCGCGGCGGCGATGGTGACCTCCCGGATCCGGCTCGGCACCTTCGTGGCGTCGCCGGTCGCGCGGCACCCCGTGCCGTTCACGCGCGAGCTGACCACCCTCGACGACGTCTCCGACGGCCGGTTCGTCCTCGGCGTCGGCGCGGGTGTCGACCACCGGCACTACGACGGCGAGGTGCTCGCCGCGCCGGAGCTGACGACCAAGCAGCGCGTCGACCGCTTCACGGAGTTCGTCGAGTCGCTCGACGGGCTGCTGATGACCGACAAGTTCGACTTCGACGGCGAGTACTACAAGGCCCGCGGCGCCCGGAACCTGCCGGGCACCGTCCAGCGGCCGCGGCTGCCGTTCGTGGTCGCGGCCAACGGCCCGCGCACGATGACGCTCGCGGCCCGGTTCGGCGCGGGCTGGGTGACCACCGGCAAGGGCGGCGAGACCGTCGACGCCTGGTGGCGCGGGATCAAGGAACTGACCGGGGTCTTCGACGAGCGTCTCGACGCCGTCGGCCGCGAGCGGGCGGGCATCCAGCGCCACCTCAGCCTGGACTCGTGCCCGGTGTTCTCCCTGAGCAGTGTGGAGGCGTTCCGCGACGCGGCCGGCCGCGCGGGGGAGCTGGGCTTCACCGACGTCATCTCGCACTGGCCGCGGTCGTCGTCGCCGTACGAGGGCCACGAAGCCGTGCTGGAGCAGGTGGCGAGCGACGTCCTGCCGGAGCTGCACGCTGGGCCGAACGGGTGA
- a CDS encoding DUF6541 family protein, translating into MPAPEDFWSYFAAVATYVAVLAVPGGVVGWAAGLRGWALAGLAPLLSYAITGLAGPWLAIAHVPYGPLSVAACTLLLAAVLHGLRRLAVTRGWMTPGAEEPHQAWTRRAHLAVAGCVGIATAVSIAVVVSGRGGTTAVFQRWDTVFHANGIRYIADTGDGSLTGMGTLNWYPGGSFYPNAYHLVGALVYQLSGTSIPVTLNAVTMPIAGLFALAMVTLVRQLGGRAVFAGCAALVAGGATTGAYESVSSGLLPFALGIVLTPLAAVALQRFVVRPGVDTGAVLALSAAGLLAAHSSALFGAILFALPLVVQRWYRAVRGRRVDGVPDGKAAWRVAGGDVLKMIPVMAGAGLLAAPHILGAITFTSGSYPYHPWGSHMAVWKALAMLATFKQVLPVPQIWLTVFLAFGALTLVALRRLRWVMLSALGLSALFVVVACFGGEDWVISLSRPWWNDRFRLMALAAIPMCLIAAHGMSEAQRWLAKLAGGRAWVRARPWLTGRVGLATAVLIVVAMGVLTGGFYRAANAKTVSLLYYNGLPGEVVPPVSQDEIDAMDRLGTLGIPGDQKVLNDRLDGTAWMYALTGVHPVAAHYDAGAVNPDAVYLAAHFRDYDTDPRVRAVARQLNVHYVLVGSGTIRRDTPISPGLQKLDGLDFVSVVYRNPGAVIYRITK; encoded by the coding sequence GTGCCTGCACCCGAGGACTTCTGGAGCTACTTCGCCGCCGTGGCCACCTACGTGGCCGTGCTGGCGGTCCCCGGCGGCGTCGTCGGGTGGGCCGCCGGCCTGCGCGGCTGGGCCCTCGCGGGCCTCGCGCCGCTGCTCAGCTACGCCATCACCGGCCTGGCCGGACCCTGGCTGGCGATCGCCCACGTGCCGTACGGCCCGCTCAGCGTCGCCGCGTGCACGCTGCTGCTCGCGGCCGTGCTGCACGGCCTGCGCCGGCTGGCCGTGACCCGGGGGTGGATGACACCGGGCGCCGAGGAGCCGCACCAGGCGTGGACCCGCCGGGCGCACCTCGCCGTCGCCGGCTGCGTCGGGATCGCGACGGCGGTGTCGATCGCCGTGGTGGTGTCCGGCCGCGGCGGCACGACCGCCGTCTTCCAGCGCTGGGACACCGTCTTCCACGCCAACGGCATCCGCTACATCGCCGACACCGGCGACGGCTCGCTGACCGGCATGGGCACCCTCAACTGGTACCCCGGCGGCTCGTTCTACCCGAACGCCTACCACCTGGTCGGCGCGCTGGTCTACCAGCTGTCCGGGACGTCGATCCCGGTCACGCTGAACGCCGTCACGATGCCGATCGCCGGGCTGTTCGCGCTGGCCATGGTCACCCTGGTGCGCCAGCTCGGCGGCCGCGCGGTGTTCGCGGGCTGCGCCGCGCTGGTCGCCGGCGGCGCCACCACCGGCGCGTACGAGTCGGTGTCGAGCGGCCTGCTGCCGTTCGCGCTGGGCATCGTCCTGACGCCGCTGGCCGCGGTCGCGCTGCAGCGGTTCGTGGTCCGGCCGGGCGTCGACACCGGCGCGGTGCTGGCCCTGAGCGCGGCGGGCCTGCTCGCCGCGCACTCGAGCGCGTTGTTCGGCGCGATCCTGTTCGCGTTGCCGCTGGTGGTGCAGCGCTGGTACCGGGCGGTGCGCGGCCGCCGCGTCGACGGCGTCCCCGACGGCAAGGCCGCCTGGCGCGTCGCGGGCGGCGACGTCCTGAAGATGATCCCGGTGATGGCCGGGGCCGGCCTGCTGGCCGCGCCGCACATCCTGGGCGCCATCACCTTTACGTCCGGGTCGTACCCGTACCACCCGTGGGGCTCGCACATGGCGGTGTGGAAGGCCCTGGCCATGCTGGCGACGTTCAAGCAGGTGCTGCCGGTGCCGCAGATCTGGCTCACGGTGTTCCTGGCGTTCGGCGCGCTCACGCTGGTGGCGCTGCGGCGGCTGCGCTGGGTGATGCTCTCGGCGCTGGGCCTGTCGGCGCTGTTCGTCGTCGTCGCGTGCTTCGGCGGCGAAGACTGGGTGATCTCGCTCTCGCGCCCCTGGTGGAACGACCGGTTCCGGTTGATGGCGCTGGCGGCGATCCCGATGTGCCTGATCGCGGCGCACGGCATGAGCGAGGCCCAGCGGTGGCTGGCGAAGCTCGCCGGCGGACGCGCCTGGGTGCGCGCGCGGCCGTGGCTGACCGGCCGCGTCGGGCTGGCGACGGCGGTGCTGATCGTGGTCGCGATGGGCGTGCTGACCGGCGGGTTCTACCGCGCGGCCAACGCCAAGACGGTGTCGCTGCTCTACTACAACGGCCTGCCCGGCGAGGTGGTCCCGCCGGTCAGCCAGGACGAGATCGACGCGATGGACCGGCTGGGCACGCTGGGCATCCCCGGCGACCAGAAGGTGCTCAACGACCGCCTCGACGGCACGGCGTGGATGTACGCGCTGACCGGCGTGCACCCGGTGGCCGCGCACTACGACGCCGGCGCGGTGAACCCCGACGCCGTCTACCTGGCGGCGCACTTCCGCGACTACGACACCGACCCCCGGGTCCGCGCGGTGGCGCGGCAGCTGAACGTGCACTACGTGCTGGTCGGCAGCGGCACGATCCGCCGGGACACGCCCATCTCGCCGGGCCTGCAGAAGCTGGACGGGCTGGACTTCGTGAGCGTCGTCTACCGGAACCCGGGCGCGGTCATCTACCGGATCACCAAGTAG
- the glf gene encoding UDP-galactopyranose mutase: MSAHTNPAKITEADFAGYDLVVVGSGFFGLTVAERAAAELGKKVLILERRSHIGGNAYSEAEPETGIEVHKYGAHLFHTSNKRVWEYVNRFTEFTGYQHRVFARVKDQVYSFPMNLALINQFFGKAHTPDEARELIAKQSSEFETDTAENLEEKAISLVGRPLYEAFIRGYTAKQWENDPKNLGANIITRLPVRYTYDNRYFNDTYEGLPVNGYTAWLEKMAEHENIDIRLNVDYFDVREHIPAGTPTVYTGPLDRYFGYSAGRFTWRTVDFESEVAETGDFQGAPVVNYNDQEVPYTRIIEFRHFHPERDYPKDKTVIFREFSRFAKEEDEPYYPINTPDNREKLEAYRELAKTEAREKNVLFGGRLGTYKYLDMHMAIGSALSAFDNKIAPHLTDGAPLDGSLDA, from the coding sequence GTGAGCGCGCACACGAACCCCGCCAAGATTACTGAAGCCGATTTCGCAGGTTACGACCTCGTCGTCGTCGGGTCCGGATTCTTCGGCCTGACCGTCGCCGAACGGGCCGCGGCCGAGCTGGGCAAGAAGGTCCTCATCCTCGAGCGGCGCAGCCACATCGGCGGCAACGCCTACTCGGAGGCCGAGCCCGAGACCGGCATCGAGGTGCACAAATACGGTGCGCACCTGTTCCACACGTCGAACAAGCGCGTGTGGGAGTACGTGAACCGGTTCACCGAGTTCACCGGCTACCAGCACCGCGTCTTCGCCCGGGTCAAGGACCAGGTCTACTCGTTCCCGATGAACCTGGCGCTGATCAACCAGTTCTTCGGCAAGGCGCACACCCCGGACGAGGCCCGCGAGCTCATCGCCAAGCAGTCGTCCGAGTTCGAGACCGACACGGCGGAGAACCTCGAGGAGAAGGCCATCTCGCTGGTCGGCCGGCCCCTCTACGAGGCGTTCATCCGCGGGTACACCGCGAAGCAGTGGGAGAACGACCCCAAGAACCTCGGCGCGAACATCATCACGCGCCTGCCGGTCCGCTACACCTACGACAACCGGTACTTCAACGACACCTACGAGGGCCTGCCCGTCAACGGGTACACCGCGTGGCTCGAGAAGATGGCCGAGCACGAGAACATCGACATCCGGCTGAACGTCGACTACTTCGACGTCCGCGAGCACATCCCGGCGGGCACCCCGACCGTCTACACCGGGCCGCTGGACCGCTACTTCGGCTACTCGGCGGGCCGGTTCACCTGGCGCACCGTCGACTTCGAGTCCGAGGTCGCCGAGACCGGTGACTTCCAGGGCGCCCCGGTCGTCAACTACAACGACCAGGAAGTGCCCTACACCCGGATCATCGAGTTCCGGCACTTCCACCCGGAGCGGGACTACCCCAAGGACAAGACGGTCATCTTCCGCGAGTTCTCGCGCTTCGCGAAGGAAGAGGACGAGCCGTACTACCCGATCAACACCCCGGACAACCGCGAGAAGCTCGAGGCCTACCGCGAGCTGGCGAAGACCGAGGCGCGCGAGAAGAACGTCCTGTTCGGCGGCCGGCTGGGCACGTACAAGTACCTCGACATGCACATGGCCATCGGGTCGGCGCTCTCGGCGTTCGACAACAAGATCGCCCCGCACCTGACCGACGGCGCACCGCTCGACGGGTCCCTCGATGCTTGA
- a CDS encoding phosphatase PAP2 family protein produces the protein MLEKGAPKGEVAVLSKAQGFLKSDVSVKAARGMSHFGEHAIGWFSIGLIGAAVDKKRRKDWLIASAGVVGAHAASIAVKRVVRRPRPDHPSVEVLVGTPSKLSFPSSHATSTTAAAVLYSGLTGRNLVPALVPPMLASRLVLGVHYPTDVLAGAALGGLVGGLIRRKLKKNP, from the coding sequence ATGCTTGAGAAGGGCGCCCCGAAGGGCGAGGTCGCCGTCCTCTCGAAGGCGCAGGGCTTTCTGAAGAGTGACGTTTCGGTGAAAGCCGCGCGCGGCATGTCGCACTTCGGTGAGCACGCCATCGGCTGGTTCAGCATCGGCCTGATCGGCGCCGCGGTCGACAAGAAGCGGCGCAAGGACTGGCTGATCGCGTCGGCGGGCGTCGTCGGCGCCCACGCGGCGTCGATCGCGGTGAAACGCGTGGTCAGGCGGCCGCGGCCGGACCACCCGAGCGTGGAGGTTCTGGTCGGCACGCCGAGCAAGCTGAGCTTCCCGTCGTCGCACGCGACGTCCACGACGGCGGCGGCGGTGCTCTACTCCGGATTGACCGGGCGTAACCTGGTGCCCGCCCTGGTACCGCCGATGCTCGCCTCGCGGCTCGTGCTCGGCGTTCACTATCCGACAGACGTTCTGGCCGGTGCGGCCCTCGGGGGGCTCGTCGGTGGTCTGATACGACGGAAGCTGAAGAAGAACCCATGA
- a CDS encoding decaprenyl-phosphate phosphoribosyltransferase, with protein MSETTEQRNSDEAAVTPEAPETPVTAETTTGTAARGPFGLVGGVIKTARPRQWVKNVLVFAAPFFAFSKSTDRTGLLLDAVVAFVAFSLVASSVYLINDAVDVEADKAHPTKRNRPIAAGIVPVPVAYGSAVVFFLAGLGVSFLASWQLAVVLAVYEAVQLGYCFGLKHQPVVDLAIVGSGFLMRSIAGGVAGGLALSQWFLLVTAFGSLFMVAGKRYAEIMLFERTGAKIRSSLKKYSASYLRFVWATSAAILIMSYCLWAFEIRQTEHNSVWALISMVPFVVAVLRYAVDVDGGIAGEPEEIALKDRVLQVLGATWVATLFLSFYL; from the coding sequence ATGAGCGAGACGACCGAGCAGCGCAACAGCGACGAAGCGGCCGTGACTCCTGAGGCACCGGAGACACCGGTGACGGCGGAGACGACAACGGGGACCGCGGCACGCGGCCCGTTCGGCCTGGTCGGCGGCGTGATCAAGACCGCACGTCCGCGCCAGTGGGTGAAGAACGTGCTGGTCTTCGCGGCCCCGTTCTTCGCCTTCTCGAAATCGACCGACCGCACGGGCCTGCTGCTCGACGCGGTCGTCGCCTTCGTGGCCTTCTCGCTGGTGGCGAGCTCGGTCTACCTCATCAACGACGCGGTCGACGTCGAGGCCGACAAGGCGCACCCGACCAAGCGGAACCGGCCGATCGCGGCCGGGATCGTGCCGGTACCCGTCGCGTACGGGTCCGCGGTCGTGTTCTTCCTCGCCGGCCTCGGCGTCTCGTTCCTCGCCAGCTGGCAGCTGGCGGTCGTGCTGGCGGTCTACGAAGCCGTCCAGCTCGGCTACTGCTTCGGCCTCAAGCACCAGCCGGTGGTCGACCTGGCCATCGTCGGCTCGGGCTTCCTGATGCGCTCGATCGCCGGTGGTGTCGCGGGCGGGCTCGCCCTGTCCCAGTGGTTCCTGCTGGTCACGGCGTTCGGCTCACTGTTCATGGTGGCCGGCAAGCGCTACGCGGAGATCATGCTGTTCGAGCGCACCGGGGCGAAGATCCGGTCGTCGCTGAAGAAGTACTCGGCCAGCTACCTGCGGTTCGTCTGGGCGACGTCGGCGGCGATCCTGATCATGTCCTACTGCCTGTGGGCGTTCGAGATCCGCCAGACCGAGCACAACTCGGTGTGGGCGCTGATCTCGATGGTGCCGTTCGTGGTGGCGGTGCTGCGCTACGCGGTGGACGTCGACGGTGGCATCGCGGGCGAGCCCGAAGAGATCGCGCTCAAGGACCGCGTGCTCCAGGTGCTCGGCGCGACGTGGGTGGCCACGCTGTTCCTGTCGTTCTACCTGTGA